The genomic DNA CATATTAATGACACCGACAATAGAAGGTGAGACATCTTTAATCATTGCATTGACGGATTTATATTTTTCGCTCTTTCCATCTAAGACGTTTCCACCTTTACTATTAGTTGCTTCTTGTACTTGTGCACCATTCTCATTCATACCGAATAAACCCATCATTTTACTGGCACCTAAAACTAATAACGCGCCAATGATGCCTGCAATTAACGCAACCAAGATTGTTTTAAACCAAGGGAACTTAGGTTTTCTAGGTTGATATGTTTGGTAATGAACTTTGTTCGATTGATTATCTTGATTAAATTCTGACATTTTTAACCTCCATTATATAATTAAGCACTATATTAATTATGAGATTTTTTCTGGAAATTTGCTAGTAAAGTACTATAAGACTTTAGATGTATCTTTGTGAATTGTTGTTCAAATTTATGGATAATGATAAAATCAATAGAGTGTATAATTCAAGAAATAGGTGATGAAATGTATAAATTTGTAAGTAGACTTTTAAATATTATTTTAGTGAAGTTGGCTAAATCATTATATGTTTTAGGTAAAGAAAATATTCCTAAAGATAGTAAGTATGTCGTAACATGTACACATGAAAGTTATAATGAGGTTATTATGCTTGGAATGGCTATATTACCTAATGAAATCCATTATATGGCAAAAAAAGAATTGTTTAGCAATAAATGGGGCGGTAAATTTTTAACTTCATTAAATGCTTTTCCTGTTGATCGTGAAAATCCAGGTCCAAGTACTTTAAAAAGACCAGTTAATCTATTAAAAGAAAATAAAACTGTCGGTATCTTTCCAACTGGACATCGTACATCAGTTGAAGGTGCACCTTTAAAACGAGGCGCTTCTACGATTGCAATGTTAGGCAAAGCACCTATTTTACCAGCAGCATACGTAGGCCCTAAAAAGATACATGGTTTGATTACAGGTCAAGCATTAATAAAATTTGGGAAACCGATATATCCATCAGATATTCCAGCTGATTTAAAACGTAATGAAAAAATTGATTATTTAACTAAAGAAATTGAGCGACGTACAGCACAATTACAAAAAGAGTTACATCTAATTCAAGACAGTTTAAATGATTAATGGTTTTAAAATAGATTTATAGAATAACTTTTCTTGGGTTTAGTACAGTTAAAGTCATATTGATTTTTGAAACAATAAATAAGAGCACTTTGATTAATTATTTAGTCATAGTGCTTTTTTAGTACTTTAATATAACAAATTGTGCAACTTAATTTTAATAAAATTAAATATACACATTAAAAGTTAATCTGATGTGGGAATTTATACCTGCATACGACTTACATAAATAAGTGGTGAGTGTTTTTCTATTTTGGCATGCGGATGCATCTCAAACAATATAAATCTTTGTGTATAATTTTGATTTAAAAAAGACTCTTGAATCTAATATAGATTTGAGAGTTTTTCTTTATGATGAAACCAAATTAAAATCTAAAGAGTAATATTTTTGATTATTTAATAATAACAAATTTCCATAAATTGATTAAAAAATGACACAACAAAACGCTTACATATGTGGTAAATTAATAAAGGAACTATATACATAAATGCGTTATATATTAATAATTTAAATAATATAGGTTTTGGGAGGAAGATAGATGTTTAAGTTTTTTCAAAATTTAGGTAGATCTTTAATGCTACCTGTAGCCGTTTTACCTGCTGGTGCAATAATCGTAGGTATTGGTAATTTGCTTAAAGCGTTACACTTATTACCAACAGTAGCATTGTTCTTTACAACCGTAGGTACAGCTATACTAGGCCAACTTGGTCTTATCTTCGCAATTGGTGTAGCGATAGGTATGGCCAAGAAAAACGATGGGGCAGTCGCACTAGCAGGTGCATTAGGATATGCATTAGTTGTAAAAGTTTTATCACCTACTGCAGTTGCAGTTTTATTCAATATTAAGTCTAGTTCTGTAAATCAAGGATTTGAGAAGATGGATAATTCGAATGTGTTTATAGGGATAGTGATTGGATTAATTGCAGCTTATTGCTATAACAAATTTAGTGATGTCGAATTACCAACAGCATTATCATTCTTTAGTGGTAAACGATTAGTTCCTATAATGACTGTATTTTTCTGTACTTTTTTAATTGCAATTTTATTATTTGCTTGGCCGTTTATTTATTCAGCAATTGTAGCATTTGGTAAATGGCTAATTGGTTTTGGACCATTCGGCGCGTTCTTATATGGCTTCTTTAACCGACTGTTAATTCCAACAGGATTGCACCATGCTTTAAATGCCGTTTTCTGGTTTGATACAGCAGGAATTAATGATATAGGTAAATTCCAAACAGGAGAAGGCGCAGTAAAAGGGATTACTGGTCGTTACCAAGCTGGTTTCTTCCCAATCATGATGTTTGGTATGCCGGCTGCTGCATTAGCGATGTATCATACCGCGGAATCAAGTCAAAAGAAACAAGTTTATGCTTGGTTATTAGCCAGTTCGATTTCTGCTTTTGTAGTGGGAGTGACTGAACCTATTGAATTTGCGTTTATGTTCTTTGCTCCGGTATTGTTTTTAGTTCATGCATTATTAACAGGTTTATCTTTATTTATAGCTGCATTATTCCATTGGACAGCTGGATTTTCGTTTAGTGCAGGTTTGATTGATTACTGCTTGTCACTTATCAATCCAGTGGCAAATCATCCGTTAATGATTTTAGTTCAAGGCATTGTATTTTTTGTTCTTTACTACGTGATATTCCGAGTAGTTATACAAGTATTTAACTTAAATACCATCGGTCGTGGCACTAATCTGTTAGTTGATCCTACCGAAAATACTGAAGATCATTCTGAGGAATCATCTGTTGATACTGGAAAAGGTAAATACTATCGTACTGCAAATCAAATCCTGGAAGGTTTAGGTGGCAGTGATAATATTGATACACTAACTAATTGTGCTACAAGATTACGTATGGAGTTAAAAGATAATTCAAT from Staphylococcus taiwanensis includes the following:
- a CDS encoding 1-acyl-sn-glycerol-3-phosphate acyltransferase; amino-acid sequence: MYKFVSRLLNIILVKLAKSLYVLGKENIPKDSKYVVTCTHESYNEVIMLGMAILPNEIHYMAKKELFSNKWGGKFLTSLNAFPVDRENPGPSTLKRPVNLLKENKTVGIFPTGHRTSVEGAPLKRGASTIAMLGKAPILPAAYVGPKKIHGLITGQALIKFGKPIYPSDIPADLKRNEKIDYLTKEIERRTAQLQKELHLIQDSLND
- a CDS encoding PTS transporter subunit EIIBC is translated as MFKFFQNLGRSLMLPVAVLPAGAIIVGIGNLLKALHLLPTVALFFTTVGTAILGQLGLIFAIGVAIGMAKKNDGAVALAGALGYALVVKVLSPTAVAVLFNIKSSSVNQGFEKMDNSNVFIGIVIGLIAAYCYNKFSDVELPTALSFFSGKRLVPIMTVFFCTFLIAILLFAWPFIYSAIVAFGKWLIGFGPFGAFLYGFFNRLLIPTGLHHALNAVFWFDTAGINDIGKFQTGEGAVKGITGRYQAGFFPIMMFGMPAAALAMYHTAESSQKKQVYAWLLASSISAFVVGVTEPIEFAFMFFAPVLFLVHALLTGLSLFIAALFHWTAGFSFSAGLIDYCLSLINPVANHPLMILVQGIVFFVLYYVIFRVVIQVFNLNTIGRGTNLLVDPTENTEDHSEESSVDTGKGKYYRTANQILEGLGGSDNIDTLTNCATRLRMELKDNSIIDEQRIRNAGAIGVTTNGKHSTQVIIGTHVQQVADEIEKQMK